One stretch of Streptomyces hygroscopicus DNA includes these proteins:
- a CDS encoding beta-lactamase has product MIVALAPQAAFAGTRPDRGVQQGLNALVHADGVPAALASVRDRHGHTRTYTAGIGDLATGAEVPRDGQVRIGSNTKTFTAVVVLQLVAEGKVGLDTPIETYLPGLVRGEGIDGRRITVRHLLQHTSGLPNYVPYLDDEPRSYTPPELLAAALRHKADFEPGTSWRYSNTNYVLAGMLIEKVTGHSYAEEVDRRVIKRLALRHTYFPKPGEVDIRQRHPHGYDRSSADAPWQDVTELDPSWGWAAGQMVSTNSDLNRFFSGLLSGRLLPEAQLAQMRTTVPAEYFGPSARYGLGLVSKPLSCGGVYWGHGGSTTGYETRGGATDDGRAAELAVTTQPGDPAVMRHVDTVVDRAFCR; this is encoded by the coding sequence ATGATCGTCGCCCTGGCGCCGCAGGCGGCCTTCGCCGGCACCCGCCCGGACCGCGGCGTCCAGCAGGGACTGAACGCGCTGGTACATGCCGATGGAGTCCCCGCCGCACTGGCGAGCGTGCGGGACCGGCACGGTCACACCCGTACCTACACCGCCGGGATCGGCGACCTGGCCACCGGCGCCGAGGTGCCCCGGGACGGACAGGTGCGCATCGGCAGCAACACCAAGACGTTCACCGCAGTGGTCGTGCTGCAGCTGGTCGCCGAGGGGAAGGTCGGCCTCGACACGCCGATCGAGACCTACCTGCCCGGCCTGGTGCGCGGCGAAGGCATCGACGGGCGTCGCATCACGGTTCGCCACCTACTGCAGCACACCAGCGGGTTGCCCAACTACGTCCCGTACCTCGACGACGAGCCCCGCTCCTACACCCCGCCCGAGCTGCTCGCCGCCGCCCTCCGGCACAAGGCCGACTTCGAACCCGGAACGAGCTGGCGGTACAGCAACACCAACTACGTCCTCGCCGGCATGCTGATCGAGAAGGTCACCGGGCACTCGTACGCCGAGGAGGTCGACCGGCGCGTCATCAAGCGCCTGGCGCTGCGCCACACCTACTTCCCGAAGCCCGGCGAGGTGGACATCCGCCAGCGCCACCCCCACGGCTACGACCGGAGTTCGGCCGACGCACCCTGGCAGGACGTCACGGAGCTCGACCCCTCCTGGGGCTGGGCGGCCGGGCAGATGGTGTCCACCAACTCCGACCTCAACCGCTTCTTCTCCGGGCTGCTGTCCGGGCGTCTCCTCCCGGAGGCCCAGCTCGCCCAGATGCGCACGACCGTCCCCGCCGAGTACTTCGGCCCCAGTGCCCGCTACGGGCTGGGCCTGGTGAGCAAGCCGCTGTCGTGCGGCGGCGTCTACTGGGGCCACGGCGGCAGCACCACGGGCTACGAGACCCGGGGCGGGGCCACCGACGACGGCCGCGCCGCCGAGCTCGCGGTGACCACGCAGCCGGGCGACCCGGCGGTCATGCGGCACGTGGACACGGTCGTGGACCGGGCGTTCTGCCGCTGA
- a CDS encoding LPXTG-motif cell wall anchor domain-containing protein, with product MNSLISKPTHPRRLWARLVVAFTAASAVTLTGLPGIHTDEAEAKPRTQRCDEKYLGQKFDRTPANSGPPDNLEYDAWPNDETYTYDNPAKAYDGVLPPTEKQLEKAGKDYRKWQRIANKSGKPADRVMEIYARYQEQRDRGGYTDFRRYLDVKYIGKPGNNYRGEAFMGRMVKKYNMVGPDWWCEDPVDYTDENGNKKRRWVDARNRRTDVHVEGKSNGEVQQKQVDADRQIAKQNQKVTNRYLTGARTDQGTKDRIAQLNKDIQQHRNTTRTVAGINERRSNAIERTQNPNNYTRYDPRFNPDPRKNGMRGPIIDQALRSGKSLEEAQKLQRIYNGNNSRGYFMRGPGGIDFSSLELSYVGDPVKGKGFNYSMKADYAKNPDTNPGYGGDAKLTMSSDAMFTWLALTPDKFWVNLNPDQPETIMDSTFASTDAGRVLLEADLRLKHDFFKAMDPKTETGKAAWDGLVKRNGWPCLNSGRNWIEPKTAKVREQDGGVYILDAPLKLKSEYMDINTPGPGGGNSCADDLTKAEIEQNERVLHNTVVPLVEKWINTEPQYADLRRVYNARVAAEYIRRKDAVSPTDFHTIINSNDVKRWPLRAPNQDWDKQQVFDKYRKIFTEGEFKYELTKGQEVWVITVGGVDFSKAPKRNISRTQFNLEHRGLDKTTKTSTGAETTYRDTETTYLGGTSGKLPGGDDPTPTPTPTPTDKPTDKPTDQPTTPAPDPSTPGGGDASQPPATKDPDGNLADTGSDTPVGLIAGVAGALAAVGGTLVWWMRRRRTTQDG from the coding sequence TTGAACAGCCTCATATCCAAACCCACGCATCCACGGCGCCTCTGGGCGCGCCTGGTGGTCGCGTTCACCGCGGCGAGCGCCGTGACGCTGACCGGCCTGCCCGGCATCCACACCGACGAGGCCGAGGCCAAGCCCCGCACGCAGCGCTGTGACGAGAAGTACCTGGGCCAGAAATTCGACCGCACTCCGGCGAACTCCGGACCCCCGGACAACCTGGAGTACGACGCCTGGCCCAACGACGAGACCTACACCTACGACAACCCGGCCAAGGCGTACGACGGCGTCCTCCCGCCCACGGAGAAGCAGCTCGAGAAGGCGGGCAAGGACTACCGCAAGTGGCAGCGGATCGCGAACAAGTCCGGCAAGCCGGCCGACCGTGTCATGGAGATCTACGCCCGCTACCAGGAGCAGCGCGACCGTGGCGGTTACACGGACTTCAGGCGCTATCTGGACGTGAAGTACATCGGCAAGCCCGGCAACAACTACCGCGGCGAAGCCTTCATGGGCCGCATGGTCAAGAAGTACAACATGGTCGGCCCCGACTGGTGGTGTGAGGACCCCGTCGACTACACCGACGAGAACGGCAACAAGAAGCGCCGCTGGGTCGACGCCCGTAACCGGCGAACCGACGTGCACGTCGAGGGCAAGTCCAACGGCGAGGTCCAGCAGAAGCAGGTCGACGCCGATCGGCAGATCGCCAAGCAGAACCAGAAGGTCACCAACCGGTATCTGACCGGTGCGCGCACCGACCAGGGCACCAAGGACCGGATCGCCCAGCTCAACAAGGACATCCAGCAGCACCGCAACACCACCCGCACGGTGGCCGGGATCAACGAGCGGCGGTCGAACGCGATCGAGCGCACCCAGAACCCGAACAACTACACGCGCTACGACCCGCGGTTCAACCCCGACCCGCGCAAGAACGGCATGCGCGGCCCGATCATCGACCAGGCCCTGCGGTCGGGGAAGTCCCTGGAGGAGGCCCAGAAGCTCCAGCGGATCTACAACGGGAACAACTCCCGCGGCTACTTCATGCGCGGCCCCGGCGGCATCGACTTCTCCAGCCTCGAACTCAGCTACGTGGGCGACCCGGTGAAGGGCAAGGGCTTCAACTACTCCATGAAGGCCGACTACGCCAAGAACCCCGACACCAATCCGGGTTACGGCGGGGACGCCAAGCTGACGATGTCCTCGGACGCCATGTTCACCTGGCTCGCGCTGACGCCGGACAAGTTCTGGGTCAACCTCAACCCGGACCAGCCCGAGACGATCATGGACAGCACGTTCGCGTCCACCGACGCCGGCCGCGTACTGCTGGAGGCCGACCTCCGCCTCAAGCACGACTTCTTCAAGGCCATGGACCCCAAGACCGAAACCGGCAAGGCCGCGTGGGACGGCCTGGTCAAGCGCAACGGCTGGCCTTGTCTGAACTCCGGCCGCAACTGGATCGAGCCCAAGACGGCCAAGGTCCGTGAGCAGGACGGCGGCGTCTACATCCTCGACGCCCCGCTGAAGCTCAAGTCGGAATACATGGACATCAACACCCCCGGCCCCGGCGGCGGCAACTCCTGCGCCGACGATCTCACCAAGGCCGAGATCGAGCAGAACGAACGCGTCCTCCACAACACCGTGGTCCCGCTCGTCGAGAAGTGGATCAACACCGAGCCGCAGTACGCCGACCTGCGCCGGGTCTACAACGCCCGCGTCGCGGCCGAGTACATCCGCCGTAAGGACGCGGTGTCGCCGACGGACTTCCACACCATCATCAACAGCAACGACGTCAAGCGGTGGCCGCTGCGCGCCCCCAACCAGGACTGGGACAAGCAGCAGGTCTTCGACAAGTACCGGAAGATCTTCACCGAGGGCGAGTTCAAGTACGAACTCACCAAGGGCCAGGAGGTCTGGGTGATCACCGTCGGCGGCGTGGACTTCTCCAAGGCCCCCAAGCGGAACATCAGCCGCACCCAGTTCAACCTCGAGCACCGCGGCCTGGACAAGACCACGAAGACCTCCACCGGCGCCGAGACGACCTACCGGGACACCGAGACCACCTACCTCGGAGGCACCTCCGGCAAGCTCCCCGGCGGCGACGACCCCACCCCGACACCCACTCCGACGCCGACTGACAAGCCCACGGACAAACCGACCGACCAGCCGACCACTCCGGCGCCCGACCCGTCCACCCCGGGCGGCGGCGACGCCAGTCAGCCCCCGGCCACCAAGGACCCGGACGGGAACCTCGCCGACACCGGATCCGACACCCCTGTGGGTCTGATCGCGGGCGTCGCCGGGGCTCTCGCGGCGGTCGGCGGAACACTGGTGTGGTGGATGCGGCGCCGCAGGACCACCCAGGACGGCTAG
- a CDS encoding DNA-binding protein, with amino-acid sequence MPMRSLPTARQLRLGTELRRLRERAGLTSTEAGSLLGTNQTTISNIEASRLGVSADRLRALSRNYSCADEALIAALIDMAAQRKRGWWEEYREILPTGLLDLAELEHHAVALRTAYIAHVPGLLQTAEHAREIFRQVVPTLSPPEVEHRVSHRIKRQAILYWDKPTPYTAIVHEAALRMRFGGSEMARAQLQHILDMSEHSHIKVVVIPFEAGSFPGSGQSILYATGQVPQLDTVQLDTEHGSELLDASAQLEKYRVVLDRMETVALPTSRSRDLIQSIIRTLKGE; translated from the coding sequence ATGCCCATGAGAAGCCTTCCGACCGCACGTCAACTCCGCCTCGGCACTGAGCTGCGCAGGCTTCGGGAGCGGGCCGGTTTGACGTCGACCGAGGCCGGGAGCTTGCTCGGCACCAACCAGACGACGATCAGCAATATCGAAGCGAGCCGGTTGGGCGTGAGCGCCGACCGGCTACGGGCACTCTCGCGGAACTACTCGTGCGCGGACGAAGCTCTGATCGCGGCGCTCATCGACATGGCGGCACAGCGCAAGCGCGGCTGGTGGGAGGAGTACCGGGAAATCCTGCCCACCGGGTTGCTCGACCTTGCCGAGCTCGAACACCACGCCGTGGCATTGCGCACGGCGTACATCGCGCACGTCCCCGGTCTACTCCAGACCGCCGAGCATGCTCGTGAGATCTTCCGGCAGGTCGTACCCACACTGTCTCCGCCAGAGGTGGAGCACCGCGTCTCGCATCGCATCAAACGCCAGGCCATTCTGTACTGGGACAAGCCCACGCCCTACACGGCCATCGTCCATGAGGCCGCTTTGCGTATGCGCTTCGGAGGATCGGAGATGGCACGGGCGCAGTTGCAGCACATCCTCGACATGAGCGAGCACAGCCACATCAAGGTGGTCGTGATCCCCTTTGAGGCCGGATCGTTCCCCGGCTCGGGACAGTCGATCCTCTACGCCACTGGTCAGGTTCCACAGCTGGACACCGTGCAACTCGATACGGAGCATGGCTCGGAACTCCTGGACGCGTCGGCACAGTTGGAGAAGTACCGCGTCGTACTGGATCGTATGGAAACGGTCGCGCTCCCGACGAGCCGATCACGCGATCTCATCCAGAGCATCATCCGCACCTTGAAAGGTGAATGA
- a CDS encoding regulatory protein, producing the protein MPTSPPENPWSYSLRLPHDPRAAAIARTTLRAVLARHGMGDFTDPATLVTSEVVTNAYRHTTGPAEMRIRAVEEGRLRISVWDTNPDIPPPFDKPPALFDRSSALAEAAANTEATCGRGLLIVRICADNWGGYALADELFGRSGKLLWFELAPQHPCDAFEIAA; encoded by the coding sequence ATGCCCACCTCACCCCCGGAAAACCCCTGGTCGTACTCGCTCCGCCTGCCCCACGACCCCCGTGCCGCCGCCATCGCGAGGACCACACTCCGTGCCGTCCTCGCCCGGCACGGCATGGGCGACTTCACCGACCCCGCGACCCTCGTGACCAGTGAGGTGGTCACGAACGCCTACCGCCACACCACCGGCCCAGCCGAAATGCGCATCCGCGCCGTGGAGGAGGGGCGTCTGCGGATCAGCGTGTGGGACACCAATCCAGACATCCCGCCGCCCTTCGACAAGCCCCCGGCCCTCTTCGACCGCTCGTCCGCCCTCGCGGAGGCCGCCGCGAACACCGAGGCCACCTGCGGACGCGGCCTGCTCATCGTCCGGATCTGCGCCGACAACTGGGGCGGTTACGCGCTCGCCGACGAGCTGTTCGGGCGGAGCGGCAAGCTGCTCTGGTTCGAACTCGCACCGCAACACCCCTGCGACGCCTTCGAGATCGCCGCCTGA
- a CDS encoding TetR family transcriptional regulator translates to MTVPQASGGRCGEVVAVLHIFGGEADLRATLMHEVAEAPDGLRDLSATVLT, encoded by the coding sequence GTGACGGTGCCGCAGGCGTCAGGCGGCCGGTGCGGCGAGGTAGTCGCCGTGCTCCACATCTTCGGCGGCGAGGCCGACCTGCGCGCCACCCTGATGCACGAGGTGGCCGAGGCGCCCGACGGTCTGCGCGACCTCTCCGCGACCGTCCTGACGTGA
- a CDS encoding TetR family transcriptional regulator has protein sequence MSDDLTAGQDPRTVRTRGRLRDALLAECASQPLEKVSVSSVVRRAEVGRATFYLHYEDLQALAIDACAEVVRDAVEAVHAFEGVPDPDVPPSALTEFFTSVTAHAELYRGLLQAGGGGPLGELLHRELRTRSRLERERAGLRHSEAADSAVAATFTGLFADWLHGLIDAEPDALSRQVWRLLISIHRTFP, from the coding sequence GTGAGTGACGATCTGACGGCGGGCCAGGACCCGCGCACCGTACGGACCCGTGGGCGGCTGCGTGACGCGCTGCTCGCCGAATGCGCCTCCCAGCCGCTGGAAAAGGTGAGCGTCTCCTCGGTGGTCCGCCGCGCCGAGGTCGGCCGCGCCACGTTCTATCTGCACTACGAGGACCTCCAGGCGCTGGCCATCGACGCGTGCGCGGAGGTGGTCCGGGATGCCGTGGAAGCGGTTCACGCCTTCGAAGGCGTTCCCGACCCCGACGTACCCCCGTCCGCGCTCACGGAGTTCTTCACGTCGGTGACGGCACACGCCGAGCTGTACCGGGGCCTGCTCCAGGCGGGCGGCGGCGGCCCCCTGGGAGAGCTGCTGCACCGCGAACTCCGGACGCGCTCCCGCCTCGAACGGGAACGCGCCGGGCTGCGCCACTCCGAAGCCGCGGACTCGGCCGTGGCCGCCACGTTCACGGGCCTGTTCGCCGACTGGCTCCACGGGCTGATCGACGCGGAGCCCGACGCGCTCTCGCGGCAGGTCTGGCGATTGCTGATCTCCATCCACCGGACGTTCCCGTGA
- a CDS encoding membrane protein, which produces MQVLAEVLVGAVAVLHAYIMVLEMFLWQRPRGLAVFGMDQETARITAPLAANQGLYNGFLAAGLIWGLVASDPVGFQAQVFFLICVVVAGAYGAASTKNRKILFSQLIPGALALAAVIIAG; this is translated from the coding sequence GTGCAGGTTCTGGCGGAAGTTCTGGTCGGTGCGGTCGCGGTGCTGCACGCGTACATCATGGTGCTGGAGATGTTCCTCTGGCAGCGGCCGCGCGGCCTGGCGGTGTTCGGCATGGATCAGGAGACGGCTCGTATCACCGCGCCGCTGGCCGCCAACCAGGGTCTGTACAACGGCTTCCTGGCCGCCGGACTGATATGGGGCCTGGTCGCGTCCGATCCGGTGGGCTTCCAGGCACAGGTCTTCTTCCTCATCTGCGTCGTGGTCGCCGGTGCCTACGGGGCGGCCAGCACAAAGAACCGAAAGATCCTGTTCTCACAGCTCATTCCGGGCGCGCTCGCTCTGGCGGCTGTCATCATCGCCGGGTGA
- a CDS encoding Na /solute symporter produces the protein MNDGVNGVALAVFIFFFVVVTVMGFLAARWRAAENANNLDEWGLGGRSFGTWVTWFLLGGDLYTAYTFVAVPAAIYAAGASGFFAVPYTILVYPLIFTFLPRLWSVSHKHGYVTTSDFVRGRFGSKGLSLAVAVTGILATMPYIALQLVGIQAVLDVMGVGGGENTNWFIKDLPLLIAFGVLAAYTYSSGLRAPALIAFVKDTLIYIVIAVAIIYIPIKLGGFDDIFSAANDKFTKAGAGSLAPPAEGQWAYGTLALGSALALFMYPHSITATLSSRSREVIRRNTTILPLYSLMLGLLALLGFMAIAAGVTVENGQLAIPQLFEDMFPDWFAGIAFAAIGIGALVPAAIMSIAAANLFTRNIYKDFLRPNATPEEETKVSKLVSLLVKVGALIFVLGMDKTVAINFQLLGGIWILQTFPALVGGLFTRWFHRWALLAGWAVGMVYGTWKAYDTPSGTQKHFGNTADMPAIGEIGYIGFTAIVLNLLVTVVLTFVLRAVKAPDGIDETTAADYKADAGDPGVQTDLPPATAGSPGGH, from the coding sequence ATGAACGACGGAGTGAACGGCGTCGCACTCGCCGTCTTCATCTTCTTCTTCGTGGTCGTCACGGTCATGGGGTTCCTGGCCGCGCGCTGGCGCGCCGCCGAGAACGCCAACAACCTCGACGAGTGGGGACTGGGCGGCCGCAGCTTCGGCACCTGGGTCACCTGGTTCCTGCTCGGCGGCGACCTCTACACCGCGTACACCTTCGTCGCCGTCCCGGCGGCGATCTACGCGGCGGGCGCGTCCGGCTTCTTCGCGGTCCCGTACACCATCCTGGTCTACCCGCTGATCTTCACCTTCCTGCCCCGCCTGTGGTCGGTGTCCCATAAGCACGGGTATGTCACCACTTCGGACTTCGTCCGCGGCCGGTTCGGCTCCAAGGGGCTCTCGCTGGCCGTCGCGGTCACCGGCATCCTCGCCACCATGCCGTACATCGCCCTCCAGCTCGTCGGCATCCAGGCGGTGCTGGACGTGATGGGCGTCGGCGGCGGGGAGAACACCAACTGGTTCATCAAGGACCTGCCGCTGCTGATCGCCTTCGGCGTCCTCGCGGCGTACACCTACTCCTCCGGGCTGCGCGCGCCCGCGCTGATCGCCTTCGTCAAGGACACCCTGATCTACATCGTCATCGCGGTGGCGATCATCTATATCCCGATCAAGCTGGGTGGCTTCGACGACATCTTCAGCGCGGCGAACGACAAGTTCACCAAGGCGGGTGCGGGTTCGCTCGCACCCCCGGCGGAGGGCCAATGGGCCTACGGCACCCTGGCCCTGGGCTCGGCGCTGGCCCTGTTCATGTATCCGCACTCGATCACCGCGACGCTCTCCAGCCGCAGCCGCGAGGTGATCCGCCGCAACACCACGATCCTGCCGCTGTACTCGCTGATGCTGGGGCTGCTGGCGCTGCTCGGCTTCATGGCCATCGCCGCCGGGGTCACGGTCGAGAACGGCCAGCTCGCCATCCCCCAGCTCTTCGAGGACATGTTCCCCGACTGGTTCGCGGGCATCGCCTTCGCCGCGATCGGCATCGGCGCGCTCGTCCCGGCAGCCATCATGTCGATCGCCGCGGCGAACCTCTTCACCCGCAACATCTACAAGGACTTCCTGCGGCCGAACGCCACGCCGGAGGAGGAGACCAAGGTCTCCAAGCTGGTCTCGCTGCTGGTGAAGGTCGGCGCGCTGATCTTCGTGCTGGGCATGGACAAGACCGTCGCGATCAACTTCCAGCTACTGGGCGGCATCTGGATCCTCCAGACCTTCCCGGCCCTGGTGGGCGGCCTGTTCACCCGCTGGTTCCACCGCTGGGCGCTGCTGGCGGGCTGGGCGGTCGGCATGGTCTACGGAACGTGGAAGGCGTACGACACCCCGAGCGGCACCCAGAAGCACTTCGGCAACACCGCCGATATGCCCGCCATCGGGGAGATCGGTTACATCGGCTTCACCGCGATCGTCCTCAACCTGCTGGTGACCGTCGTCCTGACGTTTGTGCTGCGGGCGGTCAAGGCTCCCGACGGCATCGACGAGACCACCGCCGCCGACTACAAGGCGGACGCGGGCGACCCGGGCGTCCAGACCGACCTCCCGCCGGCCACGGCGGGCTCCCCGGGCGGCCACTGA
- a CDS encoding membrane protein, giving the protein MTPTRVVAALCLIAPFVGMLWVGSYAKVEPTLIGIPFFYWYQMLWVPISAVLTSVAYILVRREQRARKGGESA; this is encoded by the coding sequence GTGACGCCTACGCGCGTCGTGGCCGCTCTGTGCCTGATCGCACCCTTTGTCGGGATGCTCTGGGTCGGCTCGTACGCCAAGGTCGAGCCGACCCTTATCGGGATCCCGTTCTTCTACTGGTACCAGATGCTCTGGGTGCCAATCTCGGCCGTGCTGACCTCGGTCGCCTACATCCTGGTCCGCCGCGAGCAGCGGGCACGCAAGGGGGGTGAGTCGGCATGA
- a CDS encoding GntR family transcriptional regulator, translating into METEGATAAAAAITTAESDGNGSAGARTARVPKYYRLKRHLLEMTETLPPGTPVPPERTLAAEFDTSRTTVRQALQELVVEGRLERIQGKGTFVAKPKVSQALQLTSYTEDMKAQGLEPTSQLLDIGYVTADERLSGLLDITAGGRVLRIERLRLASGEPMAIETTHLSAKRFPALRRSLVKYTSLYTALAEVYDVRLAEAEETIETSLATPREAGLLGTDVGLPMLMLSRHSRDAAGEPVEWVRSVYRGDRYKFVARLQRPND; encoded by the coding sequence ATGGAGACCGAGGGGGCAACGGCGGCAGCGGCGGCCATCACGACGGCCGAGAGCGACGGCAACGGCTCCGCTGGGGCGCGCACCGCGCGCGTCCCGAAGTACTACCGTCTCAAGCGCCACTTGCTGGAGATGACCGAGACCCTGCCACCGGGCACCCCGGTACCCCCGGAGCGCACCCTGGCCGCCGAGTTCGACACCTCGCGCACCACCGTGCGCCAGGCGCTGCAGGAGCTGGTCGTCGAGGGGCGTCTGGAGCGGATCCAGGGCAAGGGCACCTTCGTGGCCAAGCCCAAGGTCTCCCAGGCACTGCAACTCACCTCGTACACCGAGGACATGAAGGCCCAGGGCCTGGAGCCCACCTCCCAGCTACTGGACATCGGCTATGTCACCGCCGACGAGCGGCTCTCCGGGCTGCTGGACATCACCGCGGGCGGGCGGGTGCTGCGCATCGAGCGGCTGCGGCTGGCCAGCGGTGAGCCGATGGCGATCGAGACCACCCATCTGTCCGCCAAGCGCTTCCCCGCGCTGCGCCGCAGCCTGGTCAAGTACACCTCCCTCTACACGGCGCTGGCCGAGGTGTACGACGTCCGCCTGGCCGAGGCCGAGGAGACCATCGAGACCTCGCTGGCCACCCCGCGCGAGGCGGGGCTGCTGGGCACCGATGTGGGGCTGCCGATGCTGATGCTCTCGCGCCATTCGCGGGACGCGGCCGGGGAGCCGGTGGAGTGGGTGCGGTCGGTCTACCGCGGGGACCGCTACAAGTTCGTGGCCCGGCTCCAGCGGCCGAACGACTGA
- a CDS encoding sugar transporter, protein MKRGLIAATGVAAMLVSVAACGSDGDDDKAGADGFKGQTLTVWAMDGSTPAGWTKDVKAAFEKKTGAKLKLEIQQWNGIQQKVTTALSESDPPDVLEIGNTQTPSYAQTGGLAELDDLKKSIGADWSESINKSAVYDGKQYAAPWYAANRVVLYNKKIWAEAGIKDTPKTRTEFFKDLDTIQKKTDAEPIYLPGQNWYFFDGLTIGTGADLVKKDGKKWVSNLADPKVGKAMDIYKQYQSFSKAPKDKDEATPQQGEVFAKGKTGAFIGMGWEAGIAIKANPKIEKDIGYFTIPGETAGKPEGVFLGGSNLAVAAGSEKQELAKEFLKIALNDTYEGQLAKEGGVIPNKESLQTQLKGNPAGLAAAPAVATGGTTPLIPEWAPVENAPNPVKTYMTAVLTGKSPAEAAKSVEGELNKRLSQER, encoded by the coding sequence GTGAAGCGTGGGCTCATAGCGGCGACGGGTGTCGCGGCAATGCTGGTATCCGTCGCGGCCTGTGGGTCCGACGGCGATGACGACAAGGCCGGAGCGGACGGTTTTAAGGGGCAGACGCTGACCGTCTGGGCGATGGACGGCTCCACGCCCGCCGGCTGGACGAAGGATGTCAAGGCCGCTTTCGAGAAGAAGACGGGCGCCAAGCTGAAGCTGGAGATCCAGCAGTGGAACGGCATTCAGCAGAAGGTGACCACCGCGCTCTCGGAATCCGATCCGCCGGATGTGCTGGAGATCGGCAACACCCAGACGCCGTCGTACGCGCAGACCGGCGGACTGGCCGAACTGGATGACCTGAAGAAGTCGATCGGCGCCGACTGGTCGGAGTCGATCAACAAGTCCGCGGTCTACGACGGCAAGCAGTACGCGGCGCCGTGGTACGCGGCCAACCGGGTCGTCCTCTACAACAAGAAGATCTGGGCCGAGGCCGGGATCAAGGACACCCCCAAGACCCGTACCGAGTTCTTCAAGGACCTGGACACCATCCAGAAGAAGACGGACGCCGAGCCGATCTATCTCCCTGGCCAGAACTGGTACTTCTTCGACGGGCTGACCATCGGCACGGGCGCCGACCTCGTCAAGAAGGACGGGAAGAAGTGGGTCTCCAACCTCGCCGACCCCAAGGTCGGCAAGGCCATGGACATCTACAAGCAGTACCAGTCCTTCAGCAAGGCCCCCAAGGACAAGGACGAGGCCACCCCGCAGCAGGGCGAGGTCTTCGCCAAGGGCAAGACCGGCGCGTTCATCGGCATGGGCTGGGAAGCCGGTATCGCGATCAAGGCCAACCCGAAGATCGAGAAGGACATCGGCTACTTCACCATCCCGGGTGAGACCGCCGGCAAGCCGGAGGGCGTCTTCCTCGGCGGCTCCAACCTCGCGGTCGCCGCGGGCAGCGAAAAGCAGGAGCTGGCCAAGGAGTTCCTGAAGATCGCGCTGAATGACACCTACGAGGGACAGCTCGCCAAGGAAGGCGGCGTCATCCCCAACAAGGAGTCGCTCCAGACGCAGCTCAAGGGCAACCCCGCCGGACTGGCCGCCGCCCCGGCCGTCGCGACCGGCGGCACCACCCCGCTGATCCCCGAATGGGCCCCGGTGGAGAACGCCCCGAACCCGGTCAAGACCTATATGACCGCGGTGCTCACCGGTAAGTCGCCCGCCGAGGCGGCCAAGTCGGTCGAAGGCGAGCTGAACAAGCGCCTCAGCCAGGAGCGTTGA